The following are encoded together in the Takifugu flavidus isolate HTHZ2018 chromosome 22, ASM371156v2, whole genome shotgun sequence genome:
- the ppfia2 gene encoding liprin-alpha-2 isoform X8: protein MMCEVMPTISEDTALSQRGSQSSASDPDSHFEQLMVNMLDERDRLLDTLRETQESLSLAQQHLQDVIYDRDSLQRQLSSALPQEFAALTKELNACREQLLEKEEEISELKAERNNTRLLLEHLECLVSRHERSLRMTVVKRQAQSPSGVSSEVEVLKALKSLFEHHKALDEKVRERLRVSLERVSALEEELTAANQEIVALREQNAHLQRKVASGEGEDDLLEGEAQQKIHGKRLSNGSLEPSHEASQVVELQDLLEKQNYELAQMKERMSSLSSRVSEVEQELETARKDLIKSEEMNNKYQRDIKEAMCQKEDMEERIVTLEKRYLSAQRESTTVHDINDKLENELANKEAFLRQMEEKNRQLQERLELAEQKLQQTMRKAETLPEVEAELAQRIAALTKSDSSSSSSPDDYHFVMEAKLQDMNSILRKVVPQGLAATADSCRQQTSSISLAEERHGSIEERMRHLECQLEEKNQELLRARQREKMNEEHNKRLSDTVDRLLTESNERLQLHLKERMAALEEKNLLIQDSEGYRKQYEESIHEKSQLAEEIEKLRSELDQFRLRAGSLTDPTLSRSHLDTSGELRFSLGSLAETQSDHYRSAKVIRRPRRGRMGLRDAKAKSLGEQEWRSQQLGVLGGHFESDTEMSDIDDDDRETLFSSMDLLSPSGHSDAQTLAMMLQEQLDAINKEIRLIQEEKESTELRAEEIENRVASVSLEGLNLARMHHHGASITASATASSLASSSPPSGHSTPKLDPRSPARDMERMGVMTLPSDLRKHRRKIAAVDEDGREDKATIKCETSPPPTPRTVRMTHTLPASSHNDARGMGASLEAEASTLSSVASSQDSLHKQPKKKGIKSSIGRLFGKKEKGRMAHLAHRHVMLDPQATMMDLDGAGQDMGVSKLGTQAEKDRRLKKKHELLEEARRKGLPFAQWDGPTVVAWLELWLGMPAWYVAACRANVKSGAIMSALSDTEIQREIGISNPLHRLKLRLAIQEMVSLTSPSAPPTSRTPSGNVWVTHEEMETMAAPSKTKSQSEEGSWAQTLAYGDMNHEWIGNEWLPSLGLPQYRSYFMECLVDARMLDHLTKKDLRVHLKMVDSFHRTSLQYGIMCLKKLNYDRKELERRREHSQHEIRDVLVWSNERVIRWVQSVGLRDYANILLESGVHGALVALDDNFDYSSLALLLQIPTQNTQARQILEREYNNLLALGTDRRLDECDDKDFRGPSWRRQFPPRDIHGISMMPGSAETLPAGFRLTTTSGHSRRLPPEVGPSAVQRLDSSSVRTYSC from the exons GAGTTCGCCGCCCTCACCAAGGAGCTGAACGCCTGCcgggagcagctgctggagaaggaggaggagatctcGGAGCTGAAAGCCGAGAGGAACAACACCAGG CTCCTGCTCGAGCATCTGGAGTGCCTGGTGTCCCGACACGAGCGCTCGCTCCGCATGACCGTGGTCAAGCGCCAGGCTCAGTCTCCCTCGGGGGTCTCCAGCGAAGTCGAGGTCCTCAAAGCGCTCAAGTCCTTGTTTGAACACCACAAAGCCCTCGATGAGAAG gtGAGGGAGAGGCTCCGGGTGTCTCTGGAGAGGGTGTCtgcactggaggaggagcttaCTGCTGCCAATCAGGAG ATTGTGGCCTTACGGGAGCAAAATGCGCACCTTCAGAGGAAAGTGGCgtcaggagagggagaagacgaCCTGCTGGAGGGCGAAGCTCAACAGAAGATCCACGGCAAG CGCCTGTCCAACGGCTCGCTGGAACCGTCCCACGAGGCGAGCcaggtggtggagctgcaggacctgctggagaagcagaacTACGAACTGGCCCAGATGAAGGAGCGCAtgtcctcgctctcctcccgCGTCTCCGAGGTGGAGCAAGAGCTGGAGACGGCCCGCAAGGACCTCATCAAGTCGGAGGAGATGAACAACAAGTACCAGAGGGACATCAAAGAG GCCATGTGTCAgaaggaggacatggaggaaCGCATCGTCACCTTGGAGAAACGCTACCTGAGCGCCCAGCGGGAGTCCACCACGGTGCACGACATCAACGACAAACTGGAGAACGAGTTGGCCAATAAGGAGGCCTTCCTCAGACAG atggaggagaagaaccggcagctgcaggagaggctgGAGCTGGCCGAGcagaagctccagcagaccaTGAGGAAGGCCGAGACGCTGCCGGAGGTGGAGGCCGAGCTGGCCCAGAGGATAGCGGCGCTCACCAAG tctgactccagctcctcttcctcccccgaTGATTATCACTTTGTTATGGAAGCTAAGCTCCAAGACATGAACTCCATTCTTAGGAAGGTAGTCCCACAGGGCCTCGCAGCTACTGCCGACTCCTGTAGACAGCAGACTTCATCCATCTCTCTC GCGGAGGAGCGTCACGGGAGCATAGAGGAGCGGATGAGGCACTTGGAGtgccagctggaggagaagaaccaggagctgctgagg GCCCgacagagggagaagatgaaCGAGGAGCACAATAAGAGACTCTCGGACACGGTGGACCGGCTCCTCACAGAGTCCAACGAACGGCTCCAGCTGCACCTCAAGGAGAGAATGGCCGCTCTGGAAGAGAAG aacctgctgatccaAGACTCGGAAGGTTACAGGAAACAGTACGAAGAGTCCATCCATGAAAAA TCGCAGCTGGCCGAAGAGATCGAGAAGCTGAGGTCGGAGCTGGACCAGTTCAGGCTGAGGGCAGGCTCCCTCACGGACCCCACCCTGTCACG ctctcatctggacaCTTCGGGTGAGCTCCGATTCTCTCTGGGATCTCTGGCAGAGACCCAGTCGGACCACTACCGCTCAGCCAAAGTCATCCGGCGGCCGAGGAGAGGCCGGATGGGTCTGCGTGATGCCAAG GCGAAATCTCTGGGGGAGCAGGAGTGGCGCTCGCAGCAGCTGGGGGTTCTGGGAGGCCACTTCGAGAGCGACACGGAAATGTCGGACATCGACGACGACGACAGGGAAACGTTGTTCAGCTCCATGGACCTGCTGTCGCCCAGCGGACACTCGGACGCCCAGACTCTGGCCAtgatgctgcaggagcagctggacgcCATCAACAAGGAGATCCG GCTGatccaggaggagaaggagtcgACGGAGCTCCGGGCAGAAGAGATTGAAAACCGGGTGGCCAGCGTCAGCCTGGAGGGTCTCAACCTGGCCCGGATGCACCACCACGGAGCCTCCATCACCGCCTCGGCCACTGCGTCCTCCCTGGCCTCGTCCTCCCCGCCCAGCGGACACTCCACCCCAAAGCTGGACCCTCGAAGCCCCGCCCGCGATATGGAGCGGATGGGGGTGATGACACTG CCAAGCGATCTGAGGAAACACCGGAGAAAG ATAGCGGCGGTGGACGAGGATGGTCGCGAGGACAAGGCCACCATCAAGTGCGAGACCTCCCCACCTCCGACGCCGCGCACCGTGCGGATGACGCACACGCTGCCCGCCTCCTCGCACAACGACGCAAGAGG GATGGGGGCCTCTCTGGAAGCAGAGGCGAGCACGCTGAGCAGCGTCGCCAGCAGCCAGGACTCCCTCCACAAACAGCCCAAGAAGAAGGGCATCAAATCCTCCATCGGGCGCCTTTTCGGGAAGAAAGAGAAGGGCAGGATGGCCCACCTGGCACACAGACACGTCATGCTGGATCCACAAG cGACCATGATGGACCTGGACGGGGCGGGCCAGGACATGGGGGTGAGCAAGCTGGGAACTCAGGCCGAGAAGGACCGCAGGTTGAAAAAGAA AcacgagctgctggaggaggccagGAGAAAAGGTTTACCCTTCGCCCAGTGGGACGGCCCCACTGTGGTGGCCTGGCTGGAG CTGTGGTTAGGAATGCCAGCGTGGTACGTGGCGGCGTGCCGTGCCAACGTGAAGAGCGGAGCCATCATGTCTGCCCTTTCGGACACAGAGATCCAGAGGGAGATCGGCATCAGTAACCCTCTGCACCGGCTCAAGCTTCGCCTCGCCATCCAGGAAATGGTCTCGCTCACCAGCCCctcagccccgcccacctccagAACC CCGTCAGGCAACGTTTGGGTGACCCACGAGGAGATGGAGACCATGGCAGCCCCGTCCAAAACG AAATCCCAGTCTGAAGAGGGCAGCTGGGCTCAG actctggCCTACGGCGACATGAACCACGAGTGGATCGGGAACGAATGGCTGCCCAGTCTCGGACTACCTCAGTACCGCAGCTACTTCATGGAGTGCCTGGTGGACGCACGCATGCTGGACCACCTCACCAAGAAGGACCTGAGGGTGCACCTCAAAATGGTGGACAGCTTCCACAG AACCAGTTTACAGTACGGAATCATGTGTCTGAAGAAGCTCAACTACGACAGGAAGGAGCTGGAGCGCCGCAGAGAGCACAGCCAGCACGAGATCAGAG ATGTGCTGGTGTGGAGCAACGAGCGGGTCATCCGGTGGGTCCAGAGCGTAGGCCTGAGGGACTACGCCAACATCCTCCTGGAGAGCGGCGTGCACGGCGCTCTGGTCGCCCTGGATGACAACTTCGACTACAGCAGTCTGGCGCTGCTCCTCCAGATCCCCACGCAAAACACTCAG GCACGTCAGATTCTGGAGCGGGAGTACAATAACCTGCTGGCCCTGGGCACCGACAGGAGGCTGGACGAG TGCGATGACAAAGACTTCAGAGGTCCGTCCTGGCGGCGGCAGTTCCCCCCCCGAGACATTCACGGTATAAGTATGATGCCCGGCTCGGCGGAGACGCTCCCTGCCGGATTCCGTCTCACCACGACGTCCGGACACTCCCGAAGGCTGCCCCCCGAAG TCGGACCCTCCGCGGTGCAGCGGCTGGACAGCTCCTCGGTGAGAACCTattcctgctga
- the ppfia2 gene encoding liprin-alpha-2 isoform X11, with product MMCEVMPTISEDTALSQRGSQSSASDPDSHFEQLMVNMLDERDRLLDTLRETQESLSLAQQHLQDVIYDRDSLQRQLSSALPQEFAALTKELNACREQLLEKEEEISELKAERNNTRLLLEHLECLVSRHERSLRMTVVKRQAQSPSGVSSEVEVLKALKSLFEHHKALDEKVRERLRVSLERVSALEEELTAANQEIVALREQNAHLQRKVASGEGEDDLLEGEAQQKIHGKRLSNGSLEPSHEASQVVELQDLLEKQNYELAQMKERMSSLSSRVSEVEQELETARKDLIKSEEMNNKYQRDIKEAMCQKEDMEERIVTLEKRYLSAQRESTTVHDINDKLENELANKEAFLRQMEEKNRQLQERLELAEQKLQQTMRKAETLPEVEAELAQRIAALTKAEERHGSIEERMRHLECQLEEKNQELLRARQREKMNEEHNKRLSDTVDRLLTESNERLQLHLKERMAALEEKNLLIQDSEGYRKQYEESIHEKSQLAEEIEKLRSELDQFRLRAGSLTDPTLSRSHLDTSGELRFSLGSLAETQSDHYRSAKVIRRPRRGRMGLRDAKAKSLGEQEWRSQQLGVLGGHFESDTEMSDIDDDDRETLFSSMDLLSPSGHSDAQTLAMMLQEQLDAINKEIRLIQEEKESTELRAEEIENRVASVSLEGLNLARMHHHGASITASATASSLASSSPPSGHSTPKLDPRSPARDMERMGVMTLPSDLRKHRRKIAAVDEDGREDKATIKCETSPPPTPRTVRMTHTLPASSHNDARGMGASLEAEASTLSSVASSQDSLHKQPKKKGIKSSIGRLFGKKEKGRMAHLAHRHVMLDPQATMMDLDGAGQDMGVSKLGTQAEKDRRLKKKHELLEEARRKGLPFAQWDGPTVVAWLELWLGMPAWYVAACRANVKSGAIMSALSDTEIQREIGISNPLHRLKLRLAIQEMVSLTSPSAPPTSRTPSGNVWVTHEEMETMAAPSKTKSQSEEGSWAQTLAYGDMNHEWIGNEWLPSLGLPQYRSYFMECLVDARMLDHLTKKDLRVHLKMVDSFHRTSLQYGIMCLKKLNYDRKELERRREHSQHEIRDVLVWSNERVIRWVQSVGLRDYANILLESGVHGALVALDDNFDYSSLALLLQIPTQNTQARQILEREYNNLLALGTDRRLDECDDKDFRGPSWRRQFPPRDIHGISMMPGSAETLPAGFRLTTTSGHSRRLPPEVLYEALDDSPDDMYLDWFQVGPSAVQRLDSSSVRTYSC from the exons GAGTTCGCCGCCCTCACCAAGGAGCTGAACGCCTGCcgggagcagctgctggagaaggaggaggagatctcGGAGCTGAAAGCCGAGAGGAACAACACCAGG CTCCTGCTCGAGCATCTGGAGTGCCTGGTGTCCCGACACGAGCGCTCGCTCCGCATGACCGTGGTCAAGCGCCAGGCTCAGTCTCCCTCGGGGGTCTCCAGCGAAGTCGAGGTCCTCAAAGCGCTCAAGTCCTTGTTTGAACACCACAAAGCCCTCGATGAGAAG gtGAGGGAGAGGCTCCGGGTGTCTCTGGAGAGGGTGTCtgcactggaggaggagcttaCTGCTGCCAATCAGGAG ATTGTGGCCTTACGGGAGCAAAATGCGCACCTTCAGAGGAAAGTGGCgtcaggagagggagaagacgaCCTGCTGGAGGGCGAAGCTCAACAGAAGATCCACGGCAAG CGCCTGTCCAACGGCTCGCTGGAACCGTCCCACGAGGCGAGCcaggtggtggagctgcaggacctgctggagaagcagaacTACGAACTGGCCCAGATGAAGGAGCGCAtgtcctcgctctcctcccgCGTCTCCGAGGTGGAGCAAGAGCTGGAGACGGCCCGCAAGGACCTCATCAAGTCGGAGGAGATGAACAACAAGTACCAGAGGGACATCAAAGAG GCCATGTGTCAgaaggaggacatggaggaaCGCATCGTCACCTTGGAGAAACGCTACCTGAGCGCCCAGCGGGAGTCCACCACGGTGCACGACATCAACGACAAACTGGAGAACGAGTTGGCCAATAAGGAGGCCTTCCTCAGACAG atggaggagaagaaccggcagctgcaggagaggctgGAGCTGGCCGAGcagaagctccagcagaccaTGAGGAAGGCCGAGACGCTGCCGGAGGTGGAGGCCGAGCTGGCCCAGAGGATAGCGGCGCTCACCAAG GCGGAGGAGCGTCACGGGAGCATAGAGGAGCGGATGAGGCACTTGGAGtgccagctggaggagaagaaccaggagctgctgagg GCCCgacagagggagaagatgaaCGAGGAGCACAATAAGAGACTCTCGGACACGGTGGACCGGCTCCTCACAGAGTCCAACGAACGGCTCCAGCTGCACCTCAAGGAGAGAATGGCCGCTCTGGAAGAGAAG aacctgctgatccaAGACTCGGAAGGTTACAGGAAACAGTACGAAGAGTCCATCCATGAAAAA TCGCAGCTGGCCGAAGAGATCGAGAAGCTGAGGTCGGAGCTGGACCAGTTCAGGCTGAGGGCAGGCTCCCTCACGGACCCCACCCTGTCACG ctctcatctggacaCTTCGGGTGAGCTCCGATTCTCTCTGGGATCTCTGGCAGAGACCCAGTCGGACCACTACCGCTCAGCCAAAGTCATCCGGCGGCCGAGGAGAGGCCGGATGGGTCTGCGTGATGCCAAG GCGAAATCTCTGGGGGAGCAGGAGTGGCGCTCGCAGCAGCTGGGGGTTCTGGGAGGCCACTTCGAGAGCGACACGGAAATGTCGGACATCGACGACGACGACAGGGAAACGTTGTTCAGCTCCATGGACCTGCTGTCGCCCAGCGGACACTCGGACGCCCAGACTCTGGCCAtgatgctgcaggagcagctggacgcCATCAACAAGGAGATCCG GCTGatccaggaggagaaggagtcgACGGAGCTCCGGGCAGAAGAGATTGAAAACCGGGTGGCCAGCGTCAGCCTGGAGGGTCTCAACCTGGCCCGGATGCACCACCACGGAGCCTCCATCACCGCCTCGGCCACTGCGTCCTCCCTGGCCTCGTCCTCCCCGCCCAGCGGACACTCCACCCCAAAGCTGGACCCTCGAAGCCCCGCCCGCGATATGGAGCGGATGGGGGTGATGACACTG CCAAGCGATCTGAGGAAACACCGGAGAAAG ATAGCGGCGGTGGACGAGGATGGTCGCGAGGACAAGGCCACCATCAAGTGCGAGACCTCCCCACCTCCGACGCCGCGCACCGTGCGGATGACGCACACGCTGCCCGCCTCCTCGCACAACGACGCAAGAGG GATGGGGGCCTCTCTGGAAGCAGAGGCGAGCACGCTGAGCAGCGTCGCCAGCAGCCAGGACTCCCTCCACAAACAGCCCAAGAAGAAGGGCATCAAATCCTCCATCGGGCGCCTTTTCGGGAAGAAAGAGAAGGGCAGGATGGCCCACCTGGCACACAGACACGTCATGCTGGATCCACAAG cGACCATGATGGACCTGGACGGGGCGGGCCAGGACATGGGGGTGAGCAAGCTGGGAACTCAGGCCGAGAAGGACCGCAGGTTGAAAAAGAA AcacgagctgctggaggaggccagGAGAAAAGGTTTACCCTTCGCCCAGTGGGACGGCCCCACTGTGGTGGCCTGGCTGGAG CTGTGGTTAGGAATGCCAGCGTGGTACGTGGCGGCGTGCCGTGCCAACGTGAAGAGCGGAGCCATCATGTCTGCCCTTTCGGACACAGAGATCCAGAGGGAGATCGGCATCAGTAACCCTCTGCACCGGCTCAAGCTTCGCCTCGCCATCCAGGAAATGGTCTCGCTCACCAGCCCctcagccccgcccacctccagAACC CCGTCAGGCAACGTTTGGGTGACCCACGAGGAGATGGAGACCATGGCAGCCCCGTCCAAAACG AAATCCCAGTCTGAAGAGGGCAGCTGGGCTCAG actctggCCTACGGCGACATGAACCACGAGTGGATCGGGAACGAATGGCTGCCCAGTCTCGGACTACCTCAGTACCGCAGCTACTTCATGGAGTGCCTGGTGGACGCACGCATGCTGGACCACCTCACCAAGAAGGACCTGAGGGTGCACCTCAAAATGGTGGACAGCTTCCACAG AACCAGTTTACAGTACGGAATCATGTGTCTGAAGAAGCTCAACTACGACAGGAAGGAGCTGGAGCGCCGCAGAGAGCACAGCCAGCACGAGATCAGAG ATGTGCTGGTGTGGAGCAACGAGCGGGTCATCCGGTGGGTCCAGAGCGTAGGCCTGAGGGACTACGCCAACATCCTCCTGGAGAGCGGCGTGCACGGCGCTCTGGTCGCCCTGGATGACAACTTCGACTACAGCAGTCTGGCGCTGCTCCTCCAGATCCCCACGCAAAACACTCAG GCACGTCAGATTCTGGAGCGGGAGTACAATAACCTGCTGGCCCTGGGCACCGACAGGAGGCTGGACGAG TGCGATGACAAAGACTTCAGAGGTCCGTCCTGGCGGCGGCAGTTCCCCCCCCGAGACATTCACGGTATAAGTATGATGCCCGGCTCGGCGGAGACGCTCCCTGCCGGATTCCGTCTCACCACGACGTCCGGACACTCCCGAAGGCTGCCCCCCGAAG TCCTGTATGAGGCCCTGGACGACAGTCCTGACGACATGTATTTGGACTGGTTTCAAG TCGGACCCTCCGCGGTGCAGCGGCTGGACAGCTCCTCGGTGAGAACCTattcctgctga
- the ppfia2 gene encoding liprin-alpha-2 isoform X15: protein MMIFSDMSAGTNSPKVHPPNGTRFYTFQEFAALTKELNACREQLLEKEEEISELKAERNNTRLLLEHLECLVSRHERSLRMTVVKRQAQSPSGVSSEVEVLKALKSLFEHHKALDEKVRERLRVSLERVSALEEELTAANQEIVALREQNAHLQRKVASGEGEDDLLEGEAQQKIHGKRLSNGSLEPSHEASQVVELQDLLEKQNYELAQMKERMSSLSSRVSEVEQELETARKDLIKSEEMNNKYQRDIKEAMCQKEDMEERIVTLEKRYLSAQRESTTVHDINDKLENELANKEAFLRQMEEKNRQLQERLELAEQKLQQTMRKAETLPEVEAELAQRIAALTKAEERHGSIEERMRHLECQLEEKNQELLRARQREKMNEEHNKRLSDTVDRLLTESNERLQLHLKERMAALEEKNLLIQDSEGYRKQYEESIHEKSQLAEEIEKLRSELDQFRLRAGSLTDPTLSRSHLDTSGELRFSLGSLAETQSDHYRSAKVIRRPRRGRMGLRDAKAKSLGEQEWRSQQLGVLGGHFESDTEMSDIDDDDRETLFSSMDLLSPSGHSDAQTLAMMLQEQLDAINKEIRLIQEEKESTELRAEEIENRVASVSLEGLNLARMHHHGASITASATASSLASSSPPSGHSTPKLDPRSPARDMERMGVMTLPSDLRKHRRKIAAVDEDGREDKATIKCETSPPPTPRTVRMTHTLPASSHNDARGMGASLEAEASTLSSVASSQDSLHKQPKKKGIKSSIGRLFGKKEKGRMAHLAHRHVMLDPQATMMDLDGAGQDMGVSKLGTQAEKDRRLKKKHELLEEARRKGLPFAQWDGPTVVAWLELWLGMPAWYVAACRANVKSGAIMSALSDTEIQREIGISNPLHRLKLRLAIQEMVSLTSPSAPPTSRTPSGNVWVTHEEMETMAAPSKTKSQSEEGSWAQTLAYGDMNHEWIGNEWLPSLGLPQYRSYFMECLVDARMLDHLTKKDLRVHLKMVDSFHRTSLQYGIMCLKKLNYDRKELERRREHSQHEIRDVLVWSNERVIRWVQSVGLRDYANILLESGVHGALVALDDNFDYSSLALLLQIPTQNTQARQILEREYNNLLALGTDRRLDECDDKDFRGPSWRRQFPPRDIHGISMMPGSAETLPAGFRLTTTSGHSRRLPPEVGPSAVQRLDSSSVRTYSC from the exons ATGATGATTTTCTCCGACATGAGCGCGGGGACCAACTCCCCCAAGGTGCACCCGCCGAACGGGACCAGGTTTTACACCTTCCAG GAGTTCGCCGCCCTCACCAAGGAGCTGAACGCCTGCcgggagcagctgctggagaaggaggaggagatctcGGAGCTGAAAGCCGAGAGGAACAACACCAGG CTCCTGCTCGAGCATCTGGAGTGCCTGGTGTCCCGACACGAGCGCTCGCTCCGCATGACCGTGGTCAAGCGCCAGGCTCAGTCTCCCTCGGGGGTCTCCAGCGAAGTCGAGGTCCTCAAAGCGCTCAAGTCCTTGTTTGAACACCACAAAGCCCTCGATGAGAAG gtGAGGGAGAGGCTCCGGGTGTCTCTGGAGAGGGTGTCtgcactggaggaggagcttaCTGCTGCCAATCAGGAG ATTGTGGCCTTACGGGAGCAAAATGCGCACCTTCAGAGGAAAGTGGCgtcaggagagggagaagacgaCCTGCTGGAGGGCGAAGCTCAACAGAAGATCCACGGCAAG CGCCTGTCCAACGGCTCGCTGGAACCGTCCCACGAGGCGAGCcaggtggtggagctgcaggacctgctggagaagcagaacTACGAACTGGCCCAGATGAAGGAGCGCAtgtcctcgctctcctcccgCGTCTCCGAGGTGGAGCAAGAGCTGGAGACGGCCCGCAAGGACCTCATCAAGTCGGAGGAGATGAACAACAAGTACCAGAGGGACATCAAAGAG GCCATGTGTCAgaaggaggacatggaggaaCGCATCGTCACCTTGGAGAAACGCTACCTGAGCGCCCAGCGGGAGTCCACCACGGTGCACGACATCAACGACAAACTGGAGAACGAGTTGGCCAATAAGGAGGCCTTCCTCAGACAG atggaggagaagaaccggcagctgcaggagaggctgGAGCTGGCCGAGcagaagctccagcagaccaTGAGGAAGGCCGAGACGCTGCCGGAGGTGGAGGCCGAGCTGGCCCAGAGGATAGCGGCGCTCACCAAG GCGGAGGAGCGTCACGGGAGCATAGAGGAGCGGATGAGGCACTTGGAGtgccagctggaggagaagaaccaggagctgctgagg GCCCgacagagggagaagatgaaCGAGGAGCACAATAAGAGACTCTCGGACACGGTGGACCGGCTCCTCACAGAGTCCAACGAACGGCTCCAGCTGCACCTCAAGGAGAGAATGGCCGCTCTGGAAGAGAAG aacctgctgatccaAGACTCGGAAGGTTACAGGAAACAGTACGAAGAGTCCATCCATGAAAAA TCGCAGCTGGCCGAAGAGATCGAGAAGCTGAGGTCGGAGCTGGACCAGTTCAGGCTGAGGGCAGGCTCCCTCACGGACCCCACCCTGTCACG ctctcatctggacaCTTCGGGTGAGCTCCGATTCTCTCTGGGATCTCTGGCAGAGACCCAGTCGGACCACTACCGCTCAGCCAAAGTCATCCGGCGGCCGAGGAGAGGCCGGATGGGTCTGCGTGATGCCAAG GCGAAATCTCTGGGGGAGCAGGAGTGGCGCTCGCAGCAGCTGGGGGTTCTGGGAGGCCACTTCGAGAGCGACACGGAAATGTCGGACATCGACGACGACGACAGGGAAACGTTGTTCAGCTCCATGGACCTGCTGTCGCCCAGCGGACACTCGGACGCCCAGACTCTGGCCAtgatgctgcaggagcagctggacgcCATCAACAAGGAGATCCG GCTGatccaggaggagaaggagtcgACGGAGCTCCGGGCAGAAGAGATTGAAAACCGGGTGGCCAGCGTCAGCCTGGAGGGTCTCAACCTGGCCCGGATGCACCACCACGGAGCCTCCATCACCGCCTCGGCCACTGCGTCCTCCCTGGCCTCGTCCTCCCCGCCCAGCGGACACTCCACCCCAAAGCTGGACCCTCGAAGCCCCGCCCGCGATATGGAGCGGATGGGGGTGATGACACTG CCAAGCGATCTGAGGAAACACCGGAGAAAG ATAGCGGCGGTGGACGAGGATGGTCGCGAGGACAAGGCCACCATCAAGTGCGAGACCTCCCCACCTCCGACGCCGCGCACCGTGCGGATGACGCACACGCTGCCCGCCTCCTCGCACAACGACGCAAGAGG GATGGGGGCCTCTCTGGAAGCAGAGGCGAGCACGCTGAGCAGCGTCGCCAGCAGCCAGGACTCCCTCCACAAACAGCCCAAGAAGAAGGGCATCAAATCCTCCATCGGGCGCCTTTTCGGGAAGAAAGAGAAGGGCAGGATGGCCCACCTGGCACACAGACACGTCATGCTGGATCCACAAG cGACCATGATGGACCTGGACGGGGCGGGCCAGGACATGGGGGTGAGCAAGCTGGGAACTCAGGCCGAGAAGGACCGCAGGTTGAAAAAGAA AcacgagctgctggaggaggccagGAGAAAAGGTTTACCCTTCGCCCAGTGGGACGGCCCCACTGTGGTGGCCTGGCTGGAG CTGTGGTTAGGAATGCCAGCGTGGTACGTGGCGGCGTGCCGTGCCAACGTGAAGAGCGGAGCCATCATGTCTGCCCTTTCGGACACAGAGATCCAGAGGGAGATCGGCATCAGTAACCCTCTGCACCGGCTCAAGCTTCGCCTCGCCATCCAGGAAATGGTCTCGCTCACCAGCCCctcagccccgcccacctccagAACC CCGTCAGGCAACGTTTGGGTGACCCACGAGGAGATGGAGACCATGGCAGCCCCGTCCAAAACG AAATCCCAGTCTGAAGAGGGCAGCTGGGCTCAG actctggCCTACGGCGACATGAACCACGAGTGGATCGGGAACGAATGGCTGCCCAGTCTCGGACTACCTCAGTACCGCAGCTACTTCATGGAGTGCCTGGTGGACGCACGCATGCTGGACCACCTCACCAAGAAGGACCTGAGGGTGCACCTCAAAATGGTGGACAGCTTCCACAG AACCAGTTTACAGTACGGAATCATGTGTCTGAAGAAGCTCAACTACGACAGGAAGGAGCTGGAGCGCCGCAGAGAGCACAGCCAGCACGAGATCAGAG ATGTGCTGGTGTGGAGCAACGAGCGGGTCATCCGGTGGGTCCAGAGCGTAGGCCTGAGGGACTACGCCAACATCCTCCTGGAGAGCGGCGTGCACGGCGCTCTGGTCGCCCTGGATGACAACTTCGACTACAGCAGTCTGGCGCTGCTCCTCCAGATCCCCACGCAAAACACTCAG GCACGTCAGATTCTGGAGCGGGAGTACAATAACCTGCTGGCCCTGGGCACCGACAGGAGGCTGGACGAG TGCGATGACAAAGACTTCAGAGGTCCGTCCTGGCGGCGGCAGTTCCCCCCCCGAGACATTCACGGTATAAGTATGATGCCCGGCTCGGCGGAGACGCTCCCTGCCGGATTCCGTCTCACCACGACGTCCGGACACTCCCGAAGGCTGCCCCCCGAAG TCGGACCCTCCGCGGTGCAGCGGCTGGACAGCTCCTCGGTGAGAACCTattcctgctga